A genome region from Candidatus Protochlamydia phocaeensis includes the following:
- a CDS encoding ABC transporter permease → MFELSVACKYLIPRRRQLSVSIISLISVLVIALVVWLIVVFFSVTDGLEKSWIQKLTALTAPVRITPTEAYYHSYYYQVDSISEASGYSHKTIREKKDASIADPYNPEYDEEIPAYWPAPDRQADGSLKNLVQLVYSSLGEITTIPGLTAQDFELTASHIRLRLMREMPVLHAHNLFGGTTQSSLSYPTYLGNLETDNPHLERTLLPIDSKDLNNLLQLLPLATDGKEETNDKLFLPPPLFQKKLKAFFTHIIVTRLQARSFGWTIPRSLLPEEGKWVVCAICKDQTPVRLVVPGAIQAIGEVQKSLEEQGLSSIQGEVEWNKDQMALRLPGQDPKPVAPQIPLTLAAGTSFSARLIPASLEQARRLEDVKFDIEASIQNTLLTGLIPYRGVEMATTTFSNALSTEAFIPWLHREASGYILPRDPDVGEGIVLPKSFKDAGVLIGDRGFLSYFAATASLLQEQLIPVYVAGFYDPGIIPIGGKFILANPRVTSLIRASHQPDDKSSLTNGINVRFDRLEQADAVKEQLLKAFKDKGISRYWNVETYREYEFTKEIIRELQSQKNIFLLIAIVIIVVACSNIISMLVILVNDKKVEIGILRSMGASSKSIALIFGLAGAAIGIIGSVLGIGAAIFTLQHLGTLISLLSRLQGYDMFNASFYGDVLPHELSYEALLFVLAATCAISLLAGIVPAVKACLLRPSHILRSTGG, encoded by the coding sequence ATGTTTGAGCTTTCTGTCGCCTGCAAATATCTTATTCCCCGCCGGCGGCAGCTCTCTGTTTCCATCATTAGCCTCATTTCTGTTTTAGTCATTGCTCTTGTTGTTTGGTTGATTGTTGTTTTCTTCTCGGTTACAGATGGATTAGAAAAAAGTTGGATCCAAAAACTAACCGCGTTGACAGCGCCTGTCCGCATTACGCCAACAGAAGCTTATTACCACTCTTATTATTATCAAGTCGACAGCATCAGTGAAGCATCCGGCTATAGTCATAAGACGATTCGAGAAAAAAAAGACGCTTCAATAGCCGATCCGTATAATCCGGAATATGACGAAGAGATTCCCGCTTATTGGCCTGCACCCGACCGACAGGCAGACGGCTCTTTAAAAAACCTTGTTCAATTGGTCTATTCCTCTCTTGGCGAGATCACAACTATTCCGGGGCTAACTGCCCAAGACTTTGAATTGACAGCTAGCCATATCCGCTTGCGATTGATGCGCGAAATGCCTGTTTTGCATGCGCACAACCTCTTTGGGGGAACAACGCAATCGTCTTTGTCCTATCCGACTTATCTAGGGAACTTGGAAACCGATAATCCGCATTTAGAACGGACGCTGCTACCCATCGATAGCAAGGATTTAAACAATCTTCTTCAGCTTCTACCGTTGGCGACTGATGGCAAGGAAGAAACTAATGATAAGCTCTTTCTACCTCCTCCGCTCTTTCAAAAGAAGCTCAAAGCTTTTTTTACCCACATTATTGTCACTCGCTTGCAAGCGCGCTCTTTTGGCTGGACGATCCCTCGCTCATTATTACCTGAAGAAGGAAAATGGGTTGTCTGCGCAATCTGCAAAGACCAAACGCCCGTCCGCCTTGTCGTCCCAGGCGCAATTCAAGCGATTGGAGAGGTGCAAAAGTCTTTAGAAGAACAAGGATTATCTTCCATCCAAGGAGAGGTTGAATGGAATAAAGACCAAATGGCGCTTCGCTTGCCCGGTCAGGATCCCAAACCAGTCGCCCCGCAGATCCCTTTGACGCTGGCGGCAGGCACCTCTTTTTCCGCCCGCTTAATTCCCGCTTCCCTAGAGCAGGCCCGCCGACTGGAAGATGTCAAATTTGACATAGAAGCATCCATCCAAAATACCCTTTTGACAGGCCTCATCCCCTATCGCGGCGTGGAAATGGCTACAACGACTTTTTCAAATGCCCTTTCGACCGAGGCCTTTATCCCCTGGCTGCACCGCGAGGCAAGCGGCTATATCCTCCCTCGCGATCCGGATGTGGGAGAAGGCATTGTTTTGCCTAAAAGTTTTAAAGATGCGGGCGTTCTGATTGGAGACCGCGGCTTTCTCAGCTATTTCGCTGCAACGGCCAGTTTGTTGCAGGAACAGCTGATTCCTGTCTATGTAGCCGGCTTCTATGATCCCGGCATTATCCCTATCGGCGGAAAATTTATTTTAGCCAATCCCAGGGTCACTTCCTTAATACGCGCCTCGCATCAGCCGGACGACAAATCGTCTTTGACCAATGGAATCAATGTCCGCTTTGACCGTTTAGAACAAGCCGATGCGGTTAAAGAACAGCTCTTAAAGGCTTTTAAAGACAAAGGCATTAGCCGTTATTGGAATGTGGAAACGTATCGGGAATACGAATTTACCAAAGAAATTATCCGCGAGCTTCAAAGCCAAAAGAACATTTTCTTGCTTATTGCGATTGTTATTATTGTCGTCGCCTGTTCTAACATTATTTCCATGCTCGTCATTTTGGTGAATGACAAGAAAGTCGAAATTGGCATTTTACGCTCGATGGGAGCTTCTTCGAAAAGCATTGCCCTTATTTTCGGTCTAGCTGGCGCAGCCATTGGCATTATCGGAAGCGTTTTGGGCATCGGAGCGGCCATTTTCACCCTACAACATTTGGGCACTTTAATTAGTTTGCTGAGCCGTCTGCAAGGATATGATATGTTTAACGCCTCCTTCTATGGCGATGTGCTTCCGCATGAATTGAGCTATGAGGCATTGTTATTTGTTCTAGCAGCGACCTGCGCCATCTCTCTTTTGGCAGGCATTGTTCCTGCTGTGAAGGCCTGTTTGCTGCGCCCTTCGCACATTTTGAGATCGACAGGAGGATGA
- the rpmG gene encoding 50S ribosomal protein L33: MASKREKIKMKSSKSHFHYYTTKNKTKTPERLTLVKYDPVIRERVEFKETK; encoded by the coding sequence ATGGCTAGCAAACGTGAAAAAATTAAAATGAAAAGTTCTAAAAGCCACTTTCATTATTATACAACAAAAAACAAAACAAAGACCCCAGAGCGTTTAACACTAGTTAAGTACGATCCTGTTATACGCGAAAGAGTTGAATTTAAAGAAACAAAGTAA
- a CDS encoding glycine C-acetyltransferase, which yields MDNTFLQFMEDQLADLKKQGLYKQEREITSPQDASITIAGGKKVLNFCSNNYLGLANHPDIIHSAIKSYEHYGFGLSSVRFICGTQTVHKQLEKSLSRFLGTEETILYCSCFDANGGLFETILGPEDAVISDALNHASIIDGIRLCKAKRLRYDHNDMKSLEAQLQEAKDARFRLIATDGVFSMDGTIANLKAICDLADQYNALVMVDDCHAVGFLGDKGRGTPEYCEVLGRVDIITGTLGKALGGALGGYTSGRKPIIDWLRQRSRPYLFSNTLAPSIAAASLKVLELIEGSDDRRQRLQENSRYFRDRMTQLGFNLVPGNHPIIPVMLGDAKLAQEFAARMLDEGVYVIGFSYPVVPQGKARIRTQMCANHSREDLDKAIQAFEKVGKDLKVIP from the coding sequence ATGGACAATACATTTTTACAATTTATGGAAGATCAGTTGGCTGATCTAAAAAAGCAAGGGCTCTATAAGCAAGAACGAGAGATTACCTCTCCGCAAGATGCGTCCATTACAATAGCCGGCGGCAAAAAAGTCTTAAACTTTTGCTCGAATAATTATCTTGGCTTAGCCAATCATCCCGATATCATCCACTCAGCTATTAAAAGTTATGAACATTATGGATTCGGGCTCTCCTCCGTTCGCTTTATTTGTGGAACACAAACGGTCCATAAACAATTGGAAAAGAGTTTATCCCGTTTTTTAGGGACGGAAGAGACCATTCTGTATTGCTCTTGCTTTGATGCCAATGGAGGTCTTTTTGAGACCATTCTAGGTCCGGAAGACGCCGTGATCAGCGATGCGCTCAACCATGCCAGCATTATTGACGGCATTCGCCTATGCAAAGCCAAGCGTTTGCGCTACGATCACAACGACATGAAAAGTTTGGAGGCACAGCTGCAAGAGGCCAAAGATGCCCGCTTCCGTTTGATCGCAACAGATGGCGTCTTTTCGATGGACGGCACGATAGCTAACCTAAAAGCCATTTGCGATTTAGCCGATCAATATAATGCCTTAGTGATGGTTGACGATTGCCATGCCGTGGGCTTCTTAGGAGATAAAGGACGGGGAACGCCTGAATATTGCGAAGTCCTGGGAAGAGTCGATATTATTACGGGAACGCTTGGAAAAGCTCTTGGCGGCGCTTTAGGAGGATATACCTCAGGGCGTAAACCCATTATTGACTGGTTAAGACAGCGCTCGCGCCCTTATCTATTTTCTAATACATTAGCGCCAAGCATTGCGGCCGCTTCACTTAAAGTGTTGGAATTGATCGAGGGCTCCGATGATCGCCGCCAGCGCTTGCAAGAAAATAGCCGCTATTTCCGCGACCGCATGACACAATTGGGTTTTAACCTTGTCCCCGGCAACCATCCCATTATCCCGGTTATGCTAGGAGATGCCAAGCTTGCTCAAGAGTTCGCCGCTCGCATGCTTGATGAAGGCGTTTATGTCATCGGATTCTCTTACCCTGTCGTTCCCCAAGGCAAAGCCCGCATTCGCACGCAAATGTGCGCCAATCACTCGCGCGAAGATTTGGATAAGGCTATCCAAGCCTTTGAAAAAGTAGGTAAAGATTTAAAGGTCATTCCTTGA
- a CDS encoding trans-sulfuration enzyme family protein, whose amino-acid sequence MEFATRAIHIGWEPDPLTGSVMPPIYMTSTFALDAPGHSRGFEYTRANNPNFVILEKTLASLEDAAYATVFSSGIGALMALASTLSKGDKVLAIDGIYGGTYRLFNQILDQFGIEFITLFSTSFEEIDQALAVHKPKWLLFETPTNPLMNIFDIAELAKLAKRHGALSVVDNTFASPYCQNPFNWGADIVWHSTTKYIGGHSDVLGGVVMCQDENFKKRMDFARKTLGVNPSPFDCWLITRGVKTLKVRMEQHQRNALAIAQFLKQHPKVKQVNYPGLPSHPNHALAKKQMRAFNGMLSAEFHLSLDDTLKMIASFRYFTLAESLGGIESLVSHPVTMTHAIIPKQERDQLGLRDGLVRFSIGLEEASDLIEDLENSLKRIG is encoded by the coding sequence ATGGAGTTTGCAACTCGAGCGATTCATATCGGATGGGAGCCTGATCCGCTTACAGGATCTGTCATGCCTCCCATTTATATGACATCTACATTCGCTCTAGACGCTCCAGGGCACAGCAGAGGATTTGAATATACGCGGGCCAATAATCCCAATTTTGTCATTTTAGAAAAGACGCTAGCGTCCCTTGAAGACGCAGCCTATGCAACAGTCTTTTCTTCCGGCATTGGGGCTCTAATGGCCCTTGCTTCTACTTTATCAAAGGGAGATAAAGTCCTCGCCATCGATGGCATCTATGGCGGGACTTACAGGCTTTTTAACCAGATCCTCGATCAATTTGGAATTGAGTTTATTACCCTATTTTCCACCTCTTTTGAAGAGATCGATCAGGCGCTAGCCGTCCACAAGCCCAAATGGCTGCTTTTTGAGACGCCTACCAATCCTTTAATGAATATTTTCGATATTGCAGAATTGGCCAAGCTGGCCAAGCGGCATGGCGCCTTATCCGTTGTCGATAACACATTTGCCTCCCCTTATTGCCAGAATCCCTTCAACTGGGGAGCTGACATCGTTTGGCACAGTACCACAAAGTATATCGGCGGACATTCGGACGTGCTGGGAGGGGTCGTCATGTGCCAAGACGAAAACTTTAAGAAGAGAATGGACTTTGCCAGAAAGACCTTAGGCGTCAATCCAAGCCCTTTTGATTGCTGGTTGATCACGCGAGGCGTTAAAACACTGAAGGTCCGCATGGAGCAGCATCAGAGAAATGCCTTAGCCATCGCTCAATTTTTAAAGCAGCACCCCAAGGTGAAACAAGTCAATTATCCAGGCCTTCCTTCTCATCCCAATCACGCCTTGGCAAAAAAGCAAATGCGCGCCTTTAATGGCATGCTATCGGCCGAGTTTCACCTTTCCTTAGACGATACCCTTAAAATGATTGCTTCCTTTCGCTATTTTACCTTAGCTGAGAGCTTAGGTGGCATTGAATCGCTTGTCAGCCATCCTGTTACCATGACCCATGCAATTATCCCCAAACAAGAGCGCGACCAATTAGGCCTTCGCGATGGGCTGGTCCGTTTTTCCATTGGGTTGGAAGAGGCGTCCGATCTCATTGAAGATTTAGAGAACAGTCTAAAGCGTATTGGTTGA
- the tsaD gene encoding tRNA (adenosine(37)-N6)-threonylcarbamoyltransferase complex transferase subunit TsaD: MLVLGIESTCDETACAVVREGTHILSNIVASQIDLHKEYGGVVPELACRRHIDLIMPVLQQALQQAQVSMAEIDLIAVAHGPGLIGALLIGLNTAKALAFAHQKPFIGINHIEAHLYAALMSHGEPVSFPCLGVVLSGGHTALVLMKEIGVYQLIGQTVDDAIGEAFDKVAKMLGLPYPGGPQIERLARAGKTGVYTFKAGQVKGRPFDFSFSGLKTAVLYTLKGPKGQQPLENLSMQEACNLAAAFQQAALEDVVKKTLAAADRHQVRTILFGGGVTNNQRLRELFNQANPHQTYIWPSVGLSLDNAAMIAGLGYHRYAKQGAGDPLSLEPLVRIPFV; encoded by the coding sequence ATGCTTGTATTAGGAATTGAAAGCACTTGCGATGAAACGGCATGCGCCGTGGTGCGCGAGGGAACGCACATTTTATCTAACATTGTCGCCTCTCAAATTGATCTGCATAAAGAATATGGAGGGGTGGTTCCTGAGCTTGCTTGCCGGCGCCATATCGATCTTATTATGCCTGTCCTTCAACAAGCGCTGCAGCAAGCTCAAGTGAGTATGGCCGAGATCGATTTAATTGCAGTTGCCCATGGACCAGGCTTAATAGGCGCTCTTTTGATAGGTTTAAATACCGCCAAAGCCTTGGCTTTTGCTCATCAAAAGCCCTTTATTGGCATCAATCACATCGAAGCGCACCTTTATGCAGCTTTAATGTCGCATGGAGAACCTGTCAGCTTCCCTTGTTTGGGAGTTGTTTTATCGGGAGGGCACACGGCTTTGGTGCTTATGAAAGAGATAGGCGTCTATCAGTTGATCGGACAGACCGTTGACGATGCTATTGGAGAGGCCTTTGATAAAGTTGCGAAAATGCTCGGCCTCCCTTATCCGGGCGGTCCCCAGATTGAGCGGCTTGCGCGAGCGGGCAAAACAGGCGTCTATACTTTCAAAGCCGGACAAGTAAAAGGAAGGCCTTTCGACTTTTCTTTCAGCGGTCTAAAAACAGCAGTGCTTTATACCTTAAAAGGCCCAAAAGGACAACAGCCGCTAGAGAATTTATCTATGCAAGAGGCATGCAATCTGGCAGCCGCTTTTCAACAAGCCGCTTTAGAAGACGTAGTCAAAAAGACCTTGGCGGCTGCAGACCGGCACCAGGTTCGAACGATTCTTTTTGGAGGAGGCGTAACTAATAATCAACGCTTAAGAGAATTATTTAATCAAGCCAATCCGCATCAAACTTATATTTGGCCTTCCGTCGGACTCAGTTTAGATAATGCGGCCATGATTGCCGGTTTAGGATATCATCGCTATGCCAAGCAAGGCGCTGGCGATCCTCTTTCGCTTGAGCCTTTGGTCCGCATTCCATTTGTTTAA
- a CDS encoding glucose-6-phosphate dehydrogenase assembly protein OpcA yields the protein METKEKMSSANIQAELNRLSDAQPGASKACLFTLIVYTQDSHRIDYFKGIVNLIMQQFPCRLIFIQGNQMTDSPYLHVHVSTGIEKKKHEITSDQIFIEAGGSDLARVPFLVLPYLIPDLPIYLLWGQDPITERIILPHLQKFATRLIFDSKCTKDLEHFSKMMQSLLSSNSNQIIDMNWARIGGWREVVAETFDTKERLEQLATASLIKIVYNDRPSPGYFHLETQAIYLQAWLASRLKWEFVKAEKQEEGYLLHYHSQHGPLQIRLLSETRHNLLPEEIIEFEASDQENYVCNLKRQDNNQVVVHSSNQYQCELPFTLVLPTLRSGRSFMQEIFYQKVSEQYASILNLISLVKWR from the coding sequence ATGGAAACAAAAGAAAAAATGTCATCAGCAAACATCCAAGCTGAATTAAACCGCTTAAGCGATGCACAGCCTGGCGCATCCAAAGCCTGCCTATTTACATTAATTGTCTATACTCAAGATTCGCATCGGATCGATTATTTCAAAGGCATTGTCAACCTGATTATGCAGCAGTTCCCCTGCCGCCTCATTTTTATTCAAGGCAATCAGATGACAGATTCTCCTTATTTGCACGTTCATGTTTCAACCGGTATTGAGAAAAAAAAGCACGAGATCACAAGCGATCAAATTTTTATTGAAGCGGGCGGCAGCGACCTTGCGCGTGTTCCTTTTCTTGTGTTGCCCTATTTGATCCCTGATTTGCCCATCTACTTGCTTTGGGGTCAAGATCCAATCACGGAAAGAATTATCCTTCCCCATCTTCAAAAGTTTGCAACCCGCCTGATTTTTGATTCTAAATGCACAAAAGACTTAGAGCATTTTAGCAAAATGATGCAAAGCCTTCTTTCTTCCAATTCAAACCAGATTATTGATATGAATTGGGCGCGCATCGGAGGGTGGCGAGAAGTCGTGGCAGAAACCTTTGATACGAAAGAACGATTGGAGCAACTAGCGACAGCCAGCCTTATTAAGATCGTCTATAATGACCGCCCCAGCCCCGGCTATTTTCATTTAGAAACGCAAGCCATTTATTTGCAGGCTTGGCTTGCCTCTCGTTTAAAATGGGAATTTGTCAAGGCTGAAAAGCAAGAGGAGGGCTATCTGCTGCATTATCACAGCCAGCATGGCCCTTTGCAGATCCGCCTTTTGTCGGAGACCCGCCACAATTTATTGCCTGAAGAAATTATCGAGTTTGAAGCTTCCGACCAAGAAAATTATGTTTGCAATTTGAAGCGCCAAGACAACAACCAAGTCGTCGTGCATTCCTCTAACCAATACCAATGCGAACTGCCTTTCACGCTTGTCCTGCCGACTTTGCGCTCGGGAAGAAGCTTCATGCAAGAGATTTTTTATCAAAAAGTGAGCGAGCAATATGCCTCAATCCTTAATTTGATCAGCTTAGTCAAATGGAGATAG
- the tdh gene encoding L-threonine 3-dehydrogenase gives MKGLMKKERAPGLWMEDVPMPTVGDQEVLIKTRKTSICGTDVHIYKWDAWAQKTIPVPMVVGHEFMGEVAAFGKNVTGLKVGDRVCGEGHIVCGHCPNCRMGRKHVCMNTKGLGVNRPGCFAEYFTIPAENVFKLPATIPDNLAAIFDPYGNAVHTALSFDLVGEDVLITGAGPIGIMAAAVARKAGARSVVITDLNEYRLDLAKKMGATQAVNIQKESLDAVMKSIGLEYGFTVGLEMSGHPNGLSTLLEKVQHGGKIALLGILPPQTTIDWDLVIFKMLTLKGIYGREIFSTWYKMVHLLESGLDLAPIITHQFAVDDFEKGFEVMLSGQSGKVILNWD, from the coding sequence ATGAAAGGCTTAATGAAGAAGGAGCGGGCACCTGGCTTATGGATGGAAGATGTGCCTATGCCAACAGTCGGAGATCAAGAGGTCTTAATTAAAACGCGCAAGACCTCTATTTGCGGAACAGATGTGCATATTTATAAATGGGACGCATGGGCTCAGAAAACGATTCCTGTTCCAATGGTTGTCGGGCATGAATTCATGGGTGAAGTGGCCGCTTTTGGCAAAAACGTAACTGGTTTAAAAGTTGGCGATCGGGTATGCGGGGAAGGACATATTGTATGCGGACACTGCCCCAATTGCCGTATGGGCCGCAAGCATGTCTGCATGAATACAAAAGGCTTGGGCGTTAATCGTCCCGGATGCTTTGCCGAGTATTTTACTATTCCGGCTGAAAATGTCTTTAAGCTTCCCGCAACCATTCCGGATAACCTCGCAGCCATCTTCGACCCCTACGGTAATGCGGTTCACACGGCTTTATCCTTTGACTTAGTGGGAGAAGATGTTCTTATCACAGGCGCAGGTCCAATCGGCATTATGGCTGCTGCAGTGGCCCGCAAAGCAGGAGCCCGCAGCGTTGTCATTACAGATCTCAACGAGTATCGCCTTGATTTAGCAAAGAAGATGGGCGCCACACAAGCAGTCAATATTCAAAAAGAATCATTAGATGCCGTTATGAAATCTATCGGCTTGGAATATGGCTTCACAGTTGGATTGGAAATGTCAGGCCATCCGAATGGATTATCCACCCTATTGGAAAAAGTCCAGCATGGAGGCAAAATCGCCCTATTAGGGATCCTTCCTCCCCAGACGACAATTGATTGGGATCTTGTCATTTTCAAGATGCTGACGCTTAAAGGGATTTACGGAAGAGAAATTTTTTCAACTTGGTATAAGATGGTCCATCTGCTCGAAAGCGGTCTAGACCTTGCTCCCATCATCACGCATCAATTTGCCGTCGATGATTTTGAAAAAGGCTTCGAGGTTATGTTGTCCGGCCAATCAGGCAAAGTGATCTTGAACTGGGATTAA
- the pgl gene encoding 6-phosphogluconolactonase codes for MEDFQWRQFIQSFDERRDIIIPGDAQQTISFCAQQFIEIGQQAIASHGFFAVALSGGQTPHAIFKELSQPAYRQKLDWKKVLCFWSDERSVPPDHPESNYLTAMQAGLATLPIPKEHIFRMQAEMDIEENAANYESLIRQWIPSCSFDLVMLGMGEDGHTASLFPRTHGLHTKDRLAIANYVPQKHTWRMSLTYECIHDAKVICIYALGKRKAAMVADVLMGPYDPDNYPVQRVGTSAHKALWILDKEASEKLVQSLGLKSEV; via the coding sequence ATGGAAGACTTTCAATGGCGACAGTTTATTCAATCTTTTGATGAACGCCGGGATATTATCATTCCGGGCGATGCCCAACAAACAATCTCTTTTTGCGCTCAGCAATTTATCGAGATTGGACAACAAGCCATTGCAAGTCATGGTTTTTTTGCCGTCGCCTTATCGGGCGGCCAGACTCCACATGCTATTTTTAAAGAACTCAGCCAGCCCGCTTACCGCCAAAAACTAGATTGGAAAAAAGTGCTTTGCTTTTGGAGCGACGAGCGCAGCGTCCCTCCCGACCATCCGGAAAGTAATTACCTTACAGCTATGCAAGCCGGGCTAGCCACCCTCCCTATTCCAAAAGAACACATTTTCCGCATGCAGGCAGAGATGGATATAGAGGAAAATGCAGCCAACTATGAATCTTTAATCCGTCAGTGGATCCCTTCATGCAGCTTTGATCTTGTTATGCTCGGAATGGGTGAAGATGGGCATACCGCTTCTTTATTTCCACGCACGCATGGCCTTCACACAAAAGATCGCTTGGCAATCGCAAATTACGTTCCGCAAAAGCATACCTGGCGGATGTCTTTGACCTATGAATGCATCCACGACGCCAAAGTCATTTGCATTTATGCCTTGGGAAAGAGAAAAGCGGCAATGGTCGCAGACGTGTTAATGGGCCCCTACGATCCAGATAATTATCCCGTGCAAAGAGTCGGCACATCTGCACACAAAGCTCTTTGGATTCTGGATAAAGAAGCTAGTGAAAAGCTCGTTCAATCTTTAGGCTTGAAGTCTGAGGTTTAA
- a CDS encoding ABC transporter ATP-binding protein: MNASDEQKILLEACNIHKAFYHPLPVNILQGIYLRVRAGESVAIVGRSGEGKSTLLQILGTLELPCQGSLSINNRQVSSSNRAFIRNAWIGFVFQSFHLLEDYTALENVLMPARIARKSVAKGSLAEQRGLELLAKVGLAERAHFHTKLLSGGEKQRVALARALCNDPQIIFADEPSGNLDRQTANLIHEMLLGFVEDKKALVLVTHDKELARLCSTQYELINGQLLPL; the protein is encoded by the coding sequence ATGAATGCGTCCGATGAACAAAAGATCTTATTAGAAGCCTGCAACATTCATAAGGCCTTTTACCATCCTCTTCCTGTCAACATTTTGCAGGGCATTTATTTACGCGTCAGGGCTGGAGAATCCGTTGCCATTGTCGGACGCTCCGGTGAAGGAAAAAGCACATTATTGCAGATTCTTGGCACCTTAGAGCTCCCTTGTCAAGGCTCTCTTAGCATTAATAACCGGCAGGTCTCTTCTTCCAATCGCGCCTTCATCCGCAATGCTTGGATCGGATTCGTTTTTCAATCTTTTCATCTCTTAGAAGACTATACCGCGCTTGAGAATGTTTTAATGCCCGCCCGCATTGCCCGTAAAAGCGTGGCCAAAGGCAGCCTGGCCGAACAAAGAGGACTAGAGCTCTTAGCCAAAGTCGGTTTGGCCGAACGCGCCCACTTTCACACCAAATTGCTCTCCGGAGGAGAAAAACAGCGCGTAGCGCTTGCTCGTGCGTTATGCAACGACCCTCAAATTATTTTTGCCGATGAGCCCTCAGGCAACCTGGACCGGCAAACCGCTAACCTCATTCATGAAATGCTGCTGGGATTTGTCGAAGACAAGAAAGCCCTCGTGCTTGTTACACATGACAAGGAATTAGCGCGGCTGTGTTCAACCCAATACGAACTCATTAATGGCCAGCTTTTGCCCCTGTAA
- a CDS encoding thioredoxin domain-containing protein, whose product MNPSSSYSRMETTSKFQWGFWIINIALLAGFILSILSWLEICVEHCSANQDYRLFSFPFSYIGMTFFSTLLVLHFFSRHSVFLTQLTGWLIASALGAEGVFIAVQKYQIGHWCPVCLSIALSVGIAGSVFFIRYMKTLYTAFQQSKRGSVMNQIKQGLMSVSFIFLGAIMAFFGVAKANTAEAAINDIKSRLAFGSKNSPVEVYFVTDWFCPACKKVEPEVEKILPSIESKATLYFIDYPIHKKSLNFTPYNLAFLINNKSDYLEARYGLAQLTQQTEAPTDEDVMAMAEKYQIPFKELTFLDVKTGMEYFESIIDKYNLNSTPTVIITNPKKNKVIKLEGRDEISNEKILKAIKSVS is encoded by the coding sequence ATGAACCCATCATCTTCTTACTCTAGAATGGAAACCACATCGAAATTTCAATGGGGTTTTTGGATTATCAACATAGCATTGCTGGCAGGTTTTATTTTATCTATTTTATCTTGGCTGGAGATTTGCGTAGAGCATTGTTCGGCTAATCAGGACTATCGTTTATTCAGTTTCCCCTTTTCTTATATAGGAATGACATTTTTTTCCACTTTGCTCGTCCTGCATTTTTTTTCCAGGCATTCGGTTTTTCTCACACAATTAACAGGCTGGCTGATTGCTTCTGCCTTAGGAGCCGAAGGGGTGTTTATCGCTGTGCAAAAGTATCAAATTGGCCATTGGTGCCCAGTTTGCTTAAGCATAGCTCTTTCGGTTGGCATAGCCGGAAGCGTTTTTTTTATTAGGTACATGAAAACTCTTTACACAGCTTTTCAACAAAGCAAGCGAGGTAGCGTTATGAATCAAATTAAACAAGGGTTGATGTCTGTTTCTTTTATTTTTTTGGGTGCCATCATGGCCTTCTTTGGCGTCGCAAAGGCTAATACAGCGGAAGCCGCTATCAATGATATCAAGAGCCGCTTAGCGTTTGGCTCGAAAAACAGCCCCGTAGAGGTCTATTTTGTGACGGATTGGTTTTGCCCCGCTTGTAAGAAGGTGGAGCCTGAAGTGGAAAAGATTCTCCCATCCATTGAATCTAAAGCAACTTTATATTTTATCGATTATCCCATTCATAAAAAAAGCCTCAATTTTACCCCTTATAATTTGGCTTTTCTGATTAATAACAAATCCGACTATCTTGAAGCCCGCTATGGCTTAGCTCAATTGACGCAGCAGACCGAGGCTCCAACGGATGAAGATGTCATGGCAATGGCAGAAAAATATCAAATTCCGTTTAAAGAATTGACCTTCTTGGACGTTAAAACTGGGATGGAATATTTTGAGAGCATTATCGATAAATACAATTTAAATTCGACGCCTACAGTGATTATCACTAATCCGAAGAAAAATAAAGTGATCAAGCTAGAAGGCCGTGATGAGATCAGCAATGAGAAGATTCTAAAGGCGATCAAATCTGTCAGCTAA